One Planktothrix serta PCC 8927 DNA segment encodes these proteins:
- the asnB gene encoding asparagine synthase (glutamine-hydrolyzing) codes for MCGITGVAALNGSPHPTLEQLKTMCDSIFHRGPDQDGMHVQDGVALGMRRLSIIDLSGGRQPIFNQARTILTVFNGEIYNFRELRSKLEAKGYTFATKTDTEVIVYAYEEYGLDFPKYLNGMFAIALHDTVKKKLYLVRDHLGIKPLYYAFDQNYLVWGSEIKAILASGLVKKTLDLDALGEYLAWEYVPGKATLFKEIRQLEPGQMLEIDLENPQCQPQTYWDIPATGEIELSDQDWADKVEDQLRKSVTMQLVSDVPLGAFLSGGVDSSLTVALMGKAQTYSIGFDDPSYNELKWSEKVATHLGVEHINEVIKPDVVELFEHLMYFLDDPIGDFSIFPTFLVSKLARKYVTVSLSGDGGDELFGGYETYLADEKARQYQKIPAIFRKNLMEPLINSLRPRPEKKGLVNKAKRFIEGLENPVDLSHARWRIFAGDTVRSQLFTAEANQELVTPSASHIIDLFNKAGDRQPQNRSMYVDVKSYLSDDILVKVDRMSMAVSLESRVPYLDPDLVELAFQIPDRLKLANGETKVLLKSIAARHVPPECVYRPKEGFSIPIKNWLCNEFRPLMEELLSDQAIREQGIFQVNTIKRLKQEHLAGTANHSHILWSLIVFQSWYKRWLKS; via the coding sequence ATGTGTGGAATAACAGGCGTCGCGGCGTTAAATGGCTCACCTCACCCCACCTTGGAACAGTTAAAAACCATGTGTGATAGCATCTTCCATCGGGGGCCAGATCAAGATGGGATGCACGTTCAAGACGGGGTTGCATTAGGAATGCGGCGGTTGTCAATCATCGATTTAAGTGGCGGACGACAACCCATTTTTAATCAAGCTCGCACAATTTTAACGGTTTTTAATGGCGAAATTTATAACTTTCGTGAACTCCGTAGCAAACTAGAAGCAAAGGGCTATACTTTCGCGACCAAAACCGATACAGAAGTGATTGTCTATGCGTATGAAGAATATGGGCTAGACTTTCCCAAATATCTAAATGGGATGTTTGCCATCGCCCTCCATGATACTGTTAAGAAAAAACTGTATTTAGTGCGGGATCATTTAGGCATTAAACCTCTCTATTATGCCTTTGATCAAAACTATTTAGTTTGGGGTTCAGAAATTAAAGCCATTCTAGCCAGTGGACTGGTTAAAAAAACTTTAGACCTCGATGCGTTAGGAGAATATTTAGCCTGGGAATATGTTCCGGGGAAAGCAACACTTTTTAAAGAAATCCGGCAATTAGAACCCGGACAAATGTTAGAAATTGACCTCGAAAATCCCCAATGTCAACCCCAAACCTATTGGGATATTCCCGCCACTGGAGAAATAGAATTATCAGATCAAGACTGGGCTGATAAAGTCGAAGATCAACTCAGAAAATCCGTGACAATGCAACTGGTGAGTGATGTTCCTTTAGGTGCATTTCTCTCTGGGGGAGTTGATTCTTCCCTGACCGTTGCTTTAATGGGGAAAGCCCAAACCTATAGTATTGGGTTTGATGATCCCTCCTACAATGAGTTGAAATGGTCGGAAAAAGTGGCGACTCATTTAGGCGTTGAACATATTAACGAAGTGATTAAACCCGATGTGGTGGAATTATTTGAACATTTAATGTATTTCCTCGATGATCCCATCGGAGATTTTTCAATTTTTCCCACCTTTTTAGTCTCTAAATTAGCACGAAAATATGTCACGGTTTCTCTGAGTGGAGATGGTGGCGATGAACTATTTGGAGGGTATGAAACCTATTTAGCCGATGAAAAAGCCCGACAATATCAGAAAATTCCGGCTATTTTTCGTAAGAATTTAATGGAACCCTTAATTAACTCTCTGCGTCCGCGCCCGGAGAAAAAAGGGTTAGTTAATAAAGCCAAACGCTTCATTGAAGGGTTAGAAAATCCCGTTGATTTATCCCATGCGCGTTGGCGAATTTTCGCCGGGGATACGGTGCGATCGCAATTATTTACCGCCGAAGCAAATCAAGAATTAGTCACACCCTCAGCGTCTCATATTATTGATTTATTCAATAAAGCAGGCGACCGTCAACCCCAAAATCGCAGTATGTATGTGGATGTCAAAAGCTATTTAAGCGATGACATTTTAGTCAAAGTTGATCGAATGTCAATGGCGGTTTCCTTAGAGTCACGAGTTCCCTATCTTGACCCGGATTTAGTTGAATTAGCCTTCCAAATTCCTGATCGGTTAAAATTAGCAAATGGTGAAACTAAAGTTCTGTTAAAGTCCATCGCAGCCCGTCACGTTCCCCCAGAATGTGTGTATCGTCCCAAGGAAGGATTTAGTATTCCGATTAAAAATTGGCTCTGTAATGAATTCCGGCCGTTAATGGAAGAATTACTCAGTGATCAAGCCATTCGAGAGCAGGGAATTTTCCAAGTCAATACAATTAAGCGACTCAAACAGGAACATTTAGCGGGAACCGCCAACCATAGCCATATTTTATGGTCATTAATTGTGTTTCAAAGTTGGTATAAACGCTGGCTAAAAAGCTAA
- a CDS encoding glycerol-3-phosphate dehydrogenase/oxidase — MTTITRNPSTAAQSSYDLIIIGGGIYGAMLTLEAARRNLRSLLIEKADFGGATSYNSLRIVHGGFRYLQTLDLPRFYESVGERKWFLKTFPDLVKPLSCLMPLYGKGLRRPPILLTALKLNDTLSFTRNQGIRPDRHLPPGKVIKSEQVKELFPGVDTEGLQAGAIWHDACMPDSQRLVIGILRWACSLGATALNYVEARDLLKVNQTVSGVIAQDQLTGETHEYQAKIVVNAAGPWCREIAAQFDQDVPNLFYKSIAWNILFDRETLSDFALAVEPKKPNAQTYFLHPWKGRLLAGTIHNPWVKEIQANPIPDPSEISEFIDNLNLAIPGLNLSKTEILRVFSGLLPADKPDSNELAVREVILNHETLNQGIKGLYSISGVKFTTARLVAEKTIQQIFPQLPPVDSTEIAPSQAQRPQGLYDYHWYPQPELADCFQELQDIIENEAVQHLDDLILRRTSLGDNPKRALKIAPMVCKLFNWDEQKSKQEIQRLEDFYQRCGMVELTKI; from the coding sequence ATGACAACAATTACCAGAAATCCCTCAACAGCAGCCCAATCTTCCTATGATTTAATCATTATAGGAGGAGGAATTTATGGAGCAATGCTCACCTTAGAAGCGGCTCGGAGAAATTTGCGATCGCTATTAATTGAAAAAGCCGATTTTGGCGGAGCAACCAGTTATAATAGCCTCCGTATTGTTCACGGAGGATTTCGCTATTTACAAACCCTCGATTTACCTCGATTTTATGAATCCGTCGGAGAGCGGAAATGGTTTCTTAAAACCTTTCCCGACTTAGTAAAACCCCTCTCCTGTTTAATGCCCTTATATGGTAAAGGATTACGTCGTCCGCCGATTTTATTAACAGCTTTAAAACTCAACGATACCCTATCCTTTACTCGTAACCAAGGCATTCGTCCAGACCGTCATTTACCCCCCGGAAAAGTGATCAAATCTGAACAGGTGAAAGAGCTTTTTCCCGGTGTTGATACCGAAGGATTGCAAGCTGGAGCGATTTGGCACGATGCCTGTATGCCCGATTCTCAAAGGTTAGTGATCGGAATTTTACGTTGGGCTTGTTCCTTGGGAGCAACAGCTTTAAACTATGTAGAAGCCCGAGATTTATTAAAGGTAAATCAAACGGTTTCTGGGGTTATCGCTCAAGATCAATTAACCGGAGAAACCCACGAATATCAAGCTAAAATTGTGGTGAATGCGGCGGGGCCTTGGTGTCGAGAAATAGCAGCCCAATTTGATCAAGATGTTCCGAATTTATTCTATAAATCCATTGCTTGGAATATCCTATTTGATCGAGAAACCTTATCGGATTTTGCCTTAGCCGTAGAACCCAAAAAACCCAACGCCCAAACCTATTTTCTCCATCCCTGGAAAGGGCGACTGTTAGCGGGAACTATTCATAATCCTTGGGTTAAAGAAATTCAAGCTAACCCCATCCCAGACCCCTCAGAAATTAGTGAATTTATTGATAATCTCAATTTAGCCATTCCGGGGTTAAACTTAAGCAAAACCGAAATTCTTCGCGTTTTTTCCGGTTTACTTCCGGCTGACAAACCTGATAGTAATGAACTGGCTGTGAGGGAAGTAATTTTAAATCATGAAACCCTGAATCAAGGGATTAAAGGATTGTATAGTATTTCTGGGGTAAAATTCACAACGGCTCGTCTGGTTGCAGAAAAAACAATTCAGCAAATTTTTCCCCAACTTCCGCCCGTTGATTCAACAGAAATCGCGCCTTCGCAAGCACAACGTCCCCAAGGATTGTATGATTATCATTGGTATCCTCAACCTGAACTCGCAGACTGTTTCCAGGAACTCCAGGATATTATTGAAAATGAAGCCGTACAGCATTTAGATGACTTAATTCTGCGTCGGACAAGTTTAGGAGATAATCCCAAACGGGCGTTAAAAATTGCCCCAATGGTTTGTAAACTGTTTAATTGGGATGAGCAAAAATCTAAACAAGAAATCCAGCGTTTAGAAGACTTTTATCAAAGGTGTGGAATGGTAGAATTAACTAAAATTTGA
- a CDS encoding NAD-dependent epimerase/dehydratase family protein, whose translation MKALVTGANGFTGSYLTKHLLDKGYEVRVLVRKNSNQSALEGLPIEYAFADIADDNPLEDTVMDGVDVVYHIAALYRAENVPREYFWDVNVKGTRKVLEAAKKANVKRFVHCSTVGVQGEIKTPPAKEEDPYSPGDYYQESKMDGELLALDFFKKENLAGCVVRPVGIYGPGDLRFLKLFKYIYSGKFKMIGSGEVLYHLTYVEDLAAGIALAGEKEAAIGEIFTIGGNEFVTLNQLVQKIADIYNKPVSKLRIPVWPVWWAGYLCELICLPLNISPPIYRRRVDFFIKDRAFDISKARKLLDYEPKVPLDEGLRKTALWYKDSGLLESSSALKS comes from the coding sequence ATGAAAGCTTTAGTCACAGGAGCCAACGGTTTTACCGGAAGTTACCTCACCAAACATTTACTCGATAAAGGCTATGAAGTGCGGGTATTAGTTCGCAAAAATTCTAATCAAAGTGCCTTGGAAGGATTACCCATTGAATATGCTTTTGCCGATATTGCCGATGATAACCCCTTAGAAGATACGGTGATGGATGGGGTCGATGTGGTTTATCATATTGCAGCATTATATCGGGCGGAAAATGTACCCAGAGAGTATTTTTGGGATGTGAATGTTAAAGGAACTCGCAAAGTTTTAGAAGCAGCAAAAAAAGCTAATGTTAAACGGTTTGTTCATTGTAGTACCGTTGGAGTTCAGGGGGAAATTAAAACCCCTCCTGCCAAAGAAGAAGACCCTTATTCACCGGGAGATTATTATCAAGAATCTAAAATGGATGGCGAATTGTTGGCGTTAGATTTCTTTAAAAAAGAAAATTTAGCGGGGTGTGTAGTTCGTCCCGTTGGTATTTATGGCCCTGGAGATTTACGGTTTCTAAAACTGTTTAAATATATCTACTCCGGCAAATTTAAAATGATTGGGAGTGGGGAAGTTCTCTATCATCTGACCTATGTGGAAGATTTGGCCGCAGGTATTGCGTTAGCGGGGGAAAAAGAAGCCGCCATCGGTGAAATTTTTACCATTGGTGGGAATGAATTTGTCACGCTTAATCAATTGGTTCAAAAAATTGCTGATATCTATAATAAACCCGTTTCTAAGTTGAGAATTCCCGTTTGGCCTGTCTGGTGGGCGGGTTATTTATGCGAACTGATTTGTCTACCTTTAAATATTTCTCCGCCTATTTATCGCCGCCGGGTTGATTTCTTTATTAAAGACCGAGCTTTTGATATTTCTAAGGCGCGAAAATTATTAGATTATGAACCCAAAGTTCCCTTAGATGAAGGGTTAAGAAAAACAGCCCTTTGGTATAAGGATTCAGGGTTATTGGAATCGTCATCTGCCTTGAAATCTTAG
- a CDS encoding acyltransferase, with the protein MIENRKIITKVSLSEQLNQSESSLLKRYQTKALGTDDLGHFIQYELANFLFGNLSGALGYVARKSAYKGLFKSTGGGIILGKGIVLRHPKKVTLGNRVAIDDYVLIDASGAGEEGITLDDDVIISRNCVIQGKIGGISIGKKTDLGCNTILSSSGGISIGNSVLIAGNCYIGGGRYITDRLDIPMMEQGVYTKGAVVIEDDVWLGAGSTVLDGVKIGKGCIVGAGAVVTKDLPEYAIAAGVPAKIIKMRTETNDSLNTPSNHHAQT; encoded by the coding sequence ATGATTGAAAATCGCAAAATTATTACCAAAGTTTCTCTGTCTGAACAACTGAATCAATCTGAATCTTCTTTGTTAAAACGCTATCAAACGAAAGCATTGGGAACGGATGATTTAGGGCATTTTATCCAATATGAATTAGCTAACTTTTTGTTCGGAAATTTATCAGGCGCGTTGGGTTATGTCGCCCGGAAATCAGCTTATAAAGGATTATTTAAAAGTACGGGTGGAGGGATTATTTTAGGCAAAGGGATTGTTTTACGTCATCCCAAAAAAGTCACGTTAGGCAACCGAGTTGCTATTGATGATTATGTTTTAATTGATGCTAGTGGTGCGGGAGAGGAAGGCATAACTTTAGATGATGATGTCATTATTTCTCGAAATTGTGTCATTCAAGGCAAAATCGGAGGAATTTCGATTGGTAAAAAAACCGATTTAGGCTGTAATACAATTCTGTCTTCTAGTGGAGGAATTTCTATTGGTAATTCCGTTTTAATTGCAGGTAACTGTTATATTGGGGGAGGCAGATATATTACAGACCGTTTGGATATTCCGATGATGGAACAGGGGGTTTATACTAAAGGTGCGGTGGTGATTGAGGATGATGTTTGGTTAGGGGCGGGTTCAACGGTTTTAGATGGGGTAAAAATTGGCAAAGGTTGTATTGTCGGGGCGGGTGCAGTGGTTACAAAAGATTTACCAGAATATGCCATTGCTGCGGGTGTTCCTGCTAAAATTATTAAAATGAGAACGGAAACAAACGATAGTTTAAATACCCCTTCTAACCATCATGCCCAAACCTAA
- a CDS encoding alpha/beta hydrolase, with protein MPKPKLYPFLAQTYPIFKPLYQLLRYRYHQLNLLKQSSLKELHNIPYKPTKTVSFFAGDLKLKGDLYLPENAEIAPTLILLHGSSMLGRKLPIMPALGEGFQQQGYRVFAFDLRAHGESEKPQNYTTAAFNFAQDVTAAIDYLNANFPSQNDQIYVLGHSFGGGVTMAAQAQDPRISKAVVFAPPRRLKERFLNPEAQEKEKLMFRWQVDMQLPKPLEFSFWEPIMAALDIETYLKDYTQPGHIPLLLLDAEFEPAEDLAFLRNLSQKMVPPVEYWTVPQADHYLNTGLILNQGFAQGTAISTFINYVDNWLKKTH; from the coding sequence ATGCCCAAACCTAAGTTATATCCCTTTCTCGCTCAAACCTATCCCATTTTTAAACCTTTATATCAACTGTTGAGATACCGCTATCATCAACTGAATCTGTTAAAACAATCATCCTTGAAGGAACTTCATAATATTCCTTATAAACCCACAAAAACTGTATCTTTTTTTGCAGGGGATTTAAAGTTAAAAGGAGATTTATATTTACCTGAAAATGCTGAAATAGCCCCAACCTTGATTCTCTTGCATGGGTCTTCTATGTTAGGCAGAAAATTGCCGATTATGCCCGCCCTAGGTGAAGGGTTTCAACAGCAAGGATATCGAGTTTTTGCCTTTGATCTTCGCGCTCATGGAGAATCTGAAAAGCCTCAAAATTATACAACAGCAGCGTTTAATTTTGCTCAAGATGTAACCGCAGCTATTGATTATTTAAACGCTAATTTTCCGAGTCAAAATGATCAAATTTATGTTTTAGGTCATTCCTTTGGGGGCGGCGTCACGATGGCAGCCCAAGCCCAAGACCCGCGAATTTCTAAAGCGGTTGTTTTTGCGCCGCCCCGTCGTTTGAAAGAACGTTTTTTAAATCCAGAAGCCCAGGAAAAAGAAAAATTAATGTTTCGTTGGCAAGTGGATATGCAGCTTCCCAAACCCCTAGAATTTTCTTTTTGGGAACCTATAATGGCAGCTTTAGATATAGAAACCTATTTAAAAGATTATACCCAACCCGGACATATTCCTTTATTATTATTAGATGCGGAATTTGAACCTGCTGAGGATTTAGCCTTTTTAAGAAATTTATCTCAAAAAATGGTTCCTCCTGTTGAGTATTGGACAGTTCCCCAGGCTGATCATTATTTGAATACCGGATTGATTTTGAATCAGGGATTTGCTCAGGGTACAGCAATTTCAACCTTTATTAACTATGTTGATAATTGGTTGAAAAAAACTCATTAA
- a CDS encoding acyltransferase family protein — protein sequence MKPNVLNLTDFCKGLAIALVVLVHYRGGWFGWQGVHIFIVLSGLGLAYSCAKQPQTFSWVDWFIRRMRRVLPVYWIAVIFSFPLLAYLTTLNFAVTRTILDFFLLTNVFEDFRGEATGAFWYIPFIIGAYLLFPILYNRFQKYSTWQGYSIILLITIAIEFIYRGIAIYYLDGLPIAHTDKFLDIFPTTVKALNHYPDWFFGFFQRRSPFGFILARIGEFTLGMVAGLVLAKNSNLFHKIIINPYMGWLGFLIWLGGQSLLYSGLWGWIFTDFVIALGMILWIINLADFTHKKIPLLFKAVSLIGIWSYYIYLTHQPFTRLFPQIKHYIMPHDPNLLTDLLTEFLFLGTTLVTIYFASDLARRFDQSKIPSKMIVQFTPMLNYLLAAFKKLWFAKNW from the coding sequence ATGAAACCAAATGTTTTGAACCTCACAGATTTTTGTAAGGGACTAGCCATCGCACTTGTCGTTTTAGTCCATTATCGAGGCGGGTGGTTTGGTTGGCAAGGAGTCCATATTTTTATTGTTTTAAGTGGTTTAGGGTTAGCCTATTCCTGCGCCAAACAACCTCAAACATTTTCCTGGGTTGATTGGTTTATTCGTCGGATGAGACGAGTTCTCCCCGTGTATTGGATAGCGGTGATTTTTTCGTTTCCGCTATTAGCCTATTTAACCACATTGAATTTTGCTGTTACTCGGACTATTTTAGATTTTTTTCTTTTAACCAATGTTTTTGAAGATTTTCGCGGAGAAGCTACGGGAGCTTTTTGGTATATTCCCTTTATTATTGGGGCTTATTTGCTGTTTCCAATCTTATACAATCGATTCCAAAAATATTCAACTTGGCAAGGGTATTCAATAATTCTATTGATTACGATAGCCATAGAATTTATTTATCGAGGAATTGCTATTTATTATTTAGATGGACTTCCCATTGCTCATACCGATAAATTCTTAGATATTTTTCCAACAACAGTTAAGGCACTAAACCATTATCCAGACTGGTTTTTTGGCTTCTTTCAACGGCGATCGCCCTTTGGGTTCATTCTCGCTCGAATTGGAGAATTCACCCTGGGAATGGTGGCAGGATTAGTTCTCGCTAAAAATAGTAATCTTTTTCATAAAATCATTATTAATCCCTATATGGGATGGTTAGGGTTTTTGATTTGGCTCGGTGGACAATCCTTGCTTTATAGTGGATTATGGGGGTGGATTTTTACAGATTTTGTGATTGCTTTAGGAATGATTCTTTGGATTATTAATCTAGCTGATTTTACCCATAAAAAAATCCCTCTGCTGTTCAAAGCTGTCAGTTTAATCGGGATTTGGTCGTATTATATTTACCTGACCCATCAACCTTTTACCCGGCTATTTCCCCAAATCAAACATTATATTATGCCCCATGATCCCAACCTACTCACCGACCTACTAACGGAATTTTTGTTTTTAGGGACAACCCTAGTTACTATTTATTTTGCGAGTGATTTAGCTCGGAGGTTTGATCAATCTAAAATACCCTCTAAAATGATTGTTCAATTTACTCCGATGTTAAATTATTTATTAGCCGCTTTTAAAAAGCTTTGGTTTGCTAAAAATTGGTAA
- a CDS encoding apiosidase-like domain-containing protein gives MSSYLPTPSSLKRMILNATLMSLILGCRPAPEANSQPDAILEPVNYTPVVSAGFPQVIPPKNSVQLYGNVTYLGDSKDLKTQWQKISGSGKVTFSNDKIPNTTAQFSQPGTYVLQLKATGAEHSSQDEVIVQVNPISQLQIPALGIFEQGFIHSGNYQNPYTEVEAIATLTTPQGQTQTIPLFWDGGKTWKLRFSPNIEGIWKWSIKSNDPGLNNKSGSFKTSPAQNKGGIQVNPKYPHHFIYQDGTPFWLFGDTHWTLYNQIPKEKLDRNSVQEYIDQRAKQGFNYIHSNLLSREKNEGGLAFENLSEETLNPGYWQEVDSRIKYLNKKGITPMLFLSWAKDGGSKQDWRAFPNQEARLRYARYIMARYSAFNVAFTVAGEWNEYGDKSMYENIAQEMVKFDPHQRLIGIHPGERSYTVAEFAKEDWMSFADYQQNYTKLHERILEKLKYNKPVINSEYAYYLRDQNEDGKVDKPNSATLDEIRHGSWDIVMAGGYFVTGWGTTYFGGIRDPGGFNVNDPKNDDWEVQVQQIPKLFKSLDWWKFKPLEKRIKGEGTHYLLANENQQYIVYVRDTKKPLSLALESETTVSYSIQIYNPRLGKFSDLPNFTGTNSITLQPPTQEDWVFVLKKLNP, from the coding sequence ATGAGCAGTTATCTTCCCACCCCATCAAGCCTGAAACGGATGATTTTGAATGCCACTTTAATGAGTTTAATCCTCGGTTGTCGCCCTGCTCCAGAAGCAAATTCTCAGCCAGATGCTATCCTAGAACCTGTTAATTATACGCCCGTTGTCAGTGCGGGATTTCCCCAAGTTATTCCTCCTAAAAACTCGGTTCAACTCTATGGAAATGTAACTTATTTGGGAGACTCAAAGGATCTAAAAACCCAATGGCAAAAAATTAGTGGCTCTGGAAAAGTTACCTTTAGTAATGATAAAATTCCTAATACAACAGCGCAATTTTCTCAACCCGGAACTTATGTTTTACAGTTGAAGGCAACAGGTGCGGAACATTCTAGTCAAGATGAAGTTATTGTTCAAGTTAATCCTATTTCTCAACTACAAATTCCGGCTTTGGGTATTTTTGAACAGGGATTTATTCATTCGGGAAACTATCAAAATCCTTATACTGAAGTTGAAGCGATCGCAACATTAACAACACCTCAAGGTCAAACTCAAACGATTCCTTTATTTTGGGATGGGGGAAAAACTTGGAAACTGAGATTTTCTCCTAATATTGAAGGCATTTGGAAATGGTCTATTAAATCTAATGATCCCGGATTAAATAACAAATCAGGCTCTTTTAAAACCAGTCCAGCCCAAAACAAAGGCGGAATACAAGTTAACCCTAAATATCCCCATCATTTTATTTATCAAGATGGAACTCCCTTTTGGTTATTTGGAGATACCCACTGGACATTATATAATCAGATTCCGAAAGAAAAATTAGATCGAAATTCGGTTCAAGAATATATTGATCAACGAGCTAAACAGGGGTTTAATTATATTCATTCTAACCTGCTATCCAGGGAAAAAAACGAAGGAGGATTAGCCTTTGAGAATCTGTCGGAAGAAACCTTAAATCCGGGTTATTGGCAAGAGGTTGATTCTCGGATTAAATACTTAAATAAAAAAGGAATAACGCCGATGTTATTCTTAAGTTGGGCAAAAGATGGAGGCTCAAAACAGGATTGGAGAGCCTTTCCTAATCAGGAAGCTCGGTTGCGATATGCCCGTTATATTATGGCTCGTTATAGTGCCTTTAATGTGGCATTTACCGTTGCTGGAGAATGGAATGAATATGGCGATAAATCCATGTATGAAAACATCGCCCAAGAAATGGTTAAATTTGATCCCCATCAACGATTAATTGGGATTCATCCGGGGGAAAGAAGTTATACTGTAGCTGAATTTGCTAAAGAAGATTGGATGTCTTTTGCTGATTACCAACAAAACTATACTAAATTACATGAACGAATTTTAGAGAAACTTAAGTATAATAAACCTGTAATTAATTCAGAATATGCCTATTATTTACGGGATCAAAATGAGGATGGAAAAGTTGATAAACCCAATAGTGCAACCCTAGATGAAATTCGTCATGGCAGTTGGGATATTGTTATGGCAGGGGGCTATTTTGTCACGGGATGGGGAACAACCTATTTTGGGGGAATTCGTGATCCGGGGGGATTTAATGTCAATGACCCTAAAAATGATGATTGGGAAGTCCAAGTTCAACAGATTCCTAAACTGTTTAAAAGTTTAGATTGGTGGAAATTTAAACCCTTAGAAAAACGGATCAAAGGAGAGGGAACACACTATTTATTAGCAAACGAAAATCAACAGTATATTGTTTATGTTCGAGACACTAAAAAACCCCTCTCCTTAGCCTTAGAATCAGAAACAACAGTTTCCTACAGCATTCAAATTTATAATCCTCGGTTGGGTAAATTTTCTGACCTGCCCAATTTTACCGGAACTAATTCAATTACTCTACAACCTCCCACTCAAGAAGATTGGGTATTTGTTCTGAAAAAATTAAACCCATGA
- a CDS encoding GerMN domain-containing protein codes for MNSIQHFLTRCIVAVTILSLSSCSSPPVDIQTQPQTPPEATISPQPTPEPQKQALSPANTVPVTIYQVDSQCSELVPRQITVPKQQALETAITEVLEQQSSSDFPLNYRINVDKSQKLVTIDFRVPTTAARTFNSLSSCEQLALFGSLRQTITTNPDWKINQVIFTEQGEEITL; via the coding sequence ATGAACAGTATCCAACACTTTCTGACCCGTTGTATCGTTGCCGTTACTATTCTTAGCTTAAGCAGTTGTAGTTCCCCTCCGGTTGATATCCAAACCCAACCGCAAACCCCTCCTGAAGCAACAATTTCTCCTCAACCCACTCCTGAACCTCAAAAACAAGCACTTTCCCCGGCTAACACCGTTCCTGTGACCATTTATCAGGTGGATAGTCAATGTTCTGAGTTGGTTCCTCGTCAAATTACGGTTCCGAAACAGCAAGCCTTAGAAACGGCAATTACTGAAGTTTTAGAACAACAAAGCAGTTCTGATTTCCCCTTAAATTATCGCATAAATGTTGATAAAAGTCAAAAACTTGTTACGATTGATTTTCGGGTTCCTACAACGGCTGCACGGACGTTTAATTCTTTATCTAGTTGTGAACAATTAGCGTTATTTGGGAGTTTACGCCAAACCATTACCACTAATCCTGACTGGAAAATTAATCAGGTCATTTTTACAGAACAGGGGGAAGAAATCACTTTATAA
- a CDS encoding aspartate carbamoyltransferase catalytic subunit gives MATAPWTRRHILSLADFTATEYNTILQTATSFREVLGRRTKKVPALQGQVVANLFFEPSTRTRNSFELAAKRLSADTLNFAPGTSSLSKGETILDTAKTYLAMGTDMMVIRHKEAGVPFAIAAELDRLNAKVAVLNAGDGQHEHPSQALLDLFTICRVLNPEQPKIELLKGKKIAIVGDILHSRVARSNIWSLTATEAELHLAAPPTLLPKLFAEFGKNRPGKLFLHWNLEAALENADFVMTLRLQKERMTAHLLPSLREYHQLFGLTHERLKSCKPDVKILHPGPVNRGVELSSELMDDPELSLISQQVTSGIAVRMALLYLIGGGKPN, from the coding sequence ATGGCTACTGCTCCCTGGACTCGCCGCCATATTTTATCCCTGGCTGATTTTACGGCGACGGAATATAACACTATTCTACAAACTGCAACCAGCTTTCGAGAAGTATTAGGTCGTCGCACGAAAAAAGTTCCCGCCTTACAAGGTCAGGTGGTGGCAAATTTATTTTTTGAGCCTTCAACTCGGACTCGGAATAGTTTTGAACTCGCTGCAAAACGACTATCGGCAGATACGTTAAATTTTGCTCCTGGGACTTCCTCTCTAAGCAAAGGAGAAACCATTCTGGATACTGCGAAAACCTATTTAGCCATGGGAACTGATATGATGGTGATTCGTCATAAAGAAGCGGGAGTTCCCTTTGCGATCGCAGCAGAATTAGATCGTTTAAATGCGAAAGTAGCCGTTTTAAATGCCGGAGATGGTCAACACGAACACCCCTCCCAAGCGTTACTCGATTTATTTACAATTTGTCGAGTTCTTAACCCCGAACAGCCTAAAATTGAACTGTTAAAAGGAAAAAAAATAGCGATTGTTGGGGATATTTTACATTCGAGGGTTGCTCGTTCTAATATTTGGAGTTTAACCGCCACGGAAGCGGAATTACACTTAGCAGCACCTCCGACATTATTACCTAAATTATTTGCTGAATTTGGCAAAAATCGCCCTGGAAAATTGTTTTTACATTGGAATTTAGAAGCGGCTTTAGAAAATGCCGATTTTGTCATGACCTTGCGGTTACAAAAAGAACGGATGACCGCCCATTTATTACCCAGTTTACGCGAATATCATCAATTATTTGGTCTTACCCATGAACGGTTAAAATCCTGTAAACCCGATGTTAAAATATTGCATCCAGGGCCAGTGAATCGCGGGGTAGAATTAAGTTCAGAATTAATGGATGATCCCGAATTAAGTTTAATTTCTCAACAAGTTACCAGTGGCATAGCGGTGAGAATGGCACTATTATATTTAATTGGAGGAGGAAAACCCAATTAA